The region GGCTCCGCCGCGTGGGCGCGACCAGCCCCACCCTCCGCAGCCGAAAGACAACCTCACGCTTCCCTGGAACCGGCGTACATCTCCTCGATCAGCCCCTTGTACTCCCGCTCCACCACCGGCCGCTTCAACTTCAGGCTCGGCGTGATCTCCCCGTGCTCCACATCAAGATCCCGCGGCAGCAACCGGAACTTCTTGATGGTCTGCCACCGCTGGAGCCCCTCGTTGAGTTCCTTGACGTACCCCTCGACGAGGGCGACCGTCACAGGGGCCGCGACGACCTCGGCGTACGACTTGCCCTCCAGCCCGTTCTCCTTCGCCCACTCCAGGATGGACGGTTCGTCCAGGGCGATGAGGGCGGTGCAGAAGTTCCGGTCGGCACCGTGCACGAGGATGTTGGAGACGTACGGGCAGACGGCCTTGAACTGGCCCTCGACCTCGGCGGGCGCGATGTACTTGCCGCCCGAGGTCTTGATGAGGTCCTTCTTGCGGTCGGTGATCCGGAGGTACCCGTCGGGCGACAGCTCGCCGATGTCGCCGGTGTGGAACCAGCCGTCGGATTCCAGGACCTCGGCGGTCTTCTCGGGCAGCCCGTGGTAGCCCTCCATGATGCCGGGGCTGCGCAGCAGGATCTCGCCGTCGTCCGCGATGCGCACCTCCGTGCCGGGCAGCGGCTTGCCGACCGTGCCGGTGCGGTACGCCTCGCCGGGGTTCACGAAGGAGGCGGCGGAGGACTCCGTGAGGCCGTACCCCTCGAGGATGTGGATGCCGGCGCCCGCGAAGAAGTAGCCGATCTCGGGGGCGAGCGCGGCGGAGCCGGAGACGCAGGCGCGCAGCCGGCCGCCGAAGGCCTCGCGGATCTTGGCGAAGACGAGCGCGTCCGCGACCTTGTGCTTGGCGCCCAGCCCGAAGGGCACGGAGGCGGTGCCGGTGCGGCGGAAGTTGTCCTGGCTGGCCTTCGCGTACGCGCGGGAGACCTCGGCGGCCCACTGGAAGATCTTGTACTTGGCGCCGCCGCCGGCCCGCGCCTTGGCCGCGACCCCGTTGTAGACCTTCTCGAAGATGCGCGGAACGGCCGCCATGTACGTCGGCTGCACGATCGGCAGATTCTCGATGATCTTGTCGACGCGGCCGTCGACGGCGGTGACGTGCCCGACCTCGATCTGGCCGGAGGTGAGCACCTTGCCGAAGACGTGGGCGAGCGGCAGCCACAGGTACTGCACGTCGTCGGGGCCGAGCAGTCCGGTCGAGGCGATGGCCTTCGCCATGTACGACCAGTTGTCGTGCGGGAGGCGCACGCCCTTGGGGCGGCCGGTGGTACCGGAGGTGTAGATGAGGGTCGCGAGCTGGTCGGCGGTGATCGCGCCGACGCGCTCCTTGATCAGCTCGGGGTTCTTCTCCAGGTACGCGGCACCGCGCGTCTCCAGTTCGGCGAGGGTGAGCACCCCGTCGCCGGTCTCGACGCCCGCCGGGTCGATGACGACGATGTGGCTGAGTTCGGGCAGCTCGGCGCGCTTCTGACGGGCCTTGGCGAGCTGGGCCGCGTTCTCCGCGATCAGGACCTTGCTGTCGGAGTCGGAGAGGATGAACGCCGACTCCTCGGCGTTCGTCTGCGGGTAGATCGTCGTCGTCGCCGCGCCCGCGCACAGGATGCCGAGGTCGGCGAGGATCCACTCGACCCGGGTGGAGGAGGCGAGCGCGACGCGCTGCTCCGGCTGTACGCCCAGCTCGATCAGTCCGGCCGCGATGGCGTAGACCCGCTCGGCGGCCTGCGCCCAGCTCAGCGACTTCCACTCGTCCGGGCCCTCACCTGAGACAGGGGGGATCGGGTAGCGGTAGGCCTCGGCGTTGGGCGTGGCGGCCACGCGCTCCAGGAAGAGGGCCGCCACGGACGGCGGACGGTTCTCGATCAGGGTCTGTGTGTCGCTCACGACATCCTCCGGGGCCCGCGACAGTGCGTGCGTCTGGCTCGACCGACTGCTGACTGTTGCTGTTGCGGCTGGCTGGTTCGGCTGTTGTTTAACTCGCGAGTAACCATCGAGCAGAGATCAGAGTAAGGCGCGTCCGGCCAGTGCGTAAGGGGCGGCGGCCTGTCACTTCCTACAGAGAGCGACCCTACGCACGCGTACGGGCTCGCCGCGCCGAAGCGCGACGAGCCCGCATTGTGCCCGAGTTTCCGGGGGTAACAGGTGACTACTTCTTGCCCTTCGCCGAACCGCCGCTGTCGTCGCTGGACAGCACGGCGATGAAGGCCTCTTGCGGAACCTCCACAGAGCCCACCATCTTCATCCGCTTCTTGCCTTCCTTCTGCTTCTCCAGCAGCTTCCGCTTACGGGAGATGTCACCGCCGTAGCACTTGGCGAGGACGTCCTTGCGGATGGCGCGGATGGTCTCGCGCGCGATGACGCGCGAGCCGATGGCGGCCTGGATGGGCACCTCGAAGGCCTGCCTCGGGATCAGCTCACGCAGCTTCGCGACGAGCCGCACACCGTACGCGTACGCCGCGTCCTTGTGGGTGATCGCCGAGAAGGCGTCCACCTTGTCGCCGTGCAGCAGGATGTCGACCTTGACCAGGCTGGAAGTCTGCTCGCCGGTGGGCTCGTAGTCGAGCGAGGCGTAACCCCGGGTCTTCGACTTCAACTGGTCGAAGAAGTCGAAGACGATCTCGGCGAGCGGCAGCGTGTACCGGATCTCGACCCGGTCCTCGGACAGGTAGTCCATGCCGAGCAGGGTGCCGCGCCGGGTCTGGCACAGCTCCATGATCGAGCCGATGAATTCGGAGGGCGCGAGGATCGTGGCGCGCACGACGGGCTCGTACACCTCGTCGATCTTGCCCTCGGGGAACTCGCTCGGGTTGGTGACGATGTGCTCGCTGCGGTCCTCCATGACGACCCGGTAGACCACGTTCGGCGCGGTCGCGATCAGGTCGAGCCCGAACTCGCGCTCGAGCCGCTCACGGATCACGTCGAGGTGCAGCAGCCCGAGGAAACCGACGCGGAAACCGAAGCCGAGCGCGGCGGAGGTCTCCGGCTCGTAGACGAGCGCGGCGTCGTTGAGCTGCAGCTTGTCGAGGGCGTCGCGCAGCTCGGGGTAGTCGGACCCGTCCAGCGGATAGAGCCCGGAGAAGACCATGGGCTTGGGGTCCTTGTACCCGCCGAGCGCCTCGGTCGCCCCCTTGTTGAGGGTGGTGATGGTGTCACCGACCTTGGACTGCCGGACGTCCTTCACACCGGTGATGATGTAGCCCACCTCACCGACGCCCAGCCCGTCGGCCGGCGTCATCTCGGGGGACGAGACGCCGATCTCCAACAGCTCATGGGTCGCTCCGGTGGACATCATCCGGATCCGCTCACGCTTGTTGAGCTGCCCGTCGATGACACGCACATACGTCACGACACCGCGGTAGGAGTCGTAGACGGAGTCGAAGATCATCGCGCGAGCGGGGGCATCCTGGACGCCGATCGGGGCGGGGATCTCGGCGACCACCTTGTCGAGCAGGGCCTCGACACCCAGCCCCGTCTTGGCGGAGACCTTCAGCACGTCATCGGGGTCGCAGCCGATGAGGTTGGCGAGCTCCTCGGAGAACTTCTCCGGCTGGGCGGCCGGCAGGTCGATCTTGTTGAGTACGGGGATGATCTTGAGGTCGTTCTCCATCGCCAGGTAGAGGTTGGCGAGGGTCTGCGCCTCGATGCCCTGGGCGGCGTCGACGAGGAGGACGGTCCCCTCGCAGGCGGCCAGCGACCGGGACACCTCGTACGTGAAGTCCACGTGCCCGGGGGTGTCGATCATGTTGAGGATGTGGGTGTTACCCGGATCCTCCGTCGGGGCCCAGGGCAGCCGGACCGCCTGGGACTTGATCGTGATGCCGCGCTCGCGCTCGATGTCCATACGGTCGAGGTACTGAGCACGCATCTGCCGCTGCTCGACCACCCCGGTCAGCTGGAGCATGCGGTCGGCGAGCGTGGACTTGCCGTGGTCGATGTGCGCGATGATGCAGAAATTGCGGATCAGAGCCGGGGCGGTACGGCTCGGCTCGGGCACATTGTTAGGGGTCGCGGGCACGCAGGGTCCTGTCTCTTGAGGCGCCTGTCGCCTCGGGTCGGATCGATACGTAGGCTCCATGGTCCCACGGGTGGGGAGCTGCGACCGGTTTGGGCCGGTCGTGCGGCTACTGGTAGCCTGGGTGGCTGTGTCTCGTGCCCTCTCTGCAGGAGGCACACCCCAAGGAAATCAAACGGCGAGCGAGACGTGCTGTCTCGCGCGCCTGAACCTGTAAAGGCTCATTCGTGGCGAACATCAAGTCCCAGATCAAGCGGATCAAGACCAACGAGAAGGCTCGGCTGCGCAACAAGTCGGTCAAGTCCTCCCTGAAGACCGCGATCCGCAAGGCCCGCGAGGCTGCTGCCGCGGGTGACGTCGAGAAGGCCACCGAGTACACGCGCGCTGCGTCGCGCCAGCTCGACAAGGCCGTCTCGAAGGGCGTCATCCACAAGAACCAGGCCGCCAACAAGAAGTCGGCGCTTGCTTCGAAGGTCTCTTCCCTCAAGGGCTGAGTCGGCTGGGCCCTATCGGGCTCAACCCCTGACTTGACCGCCGGAAAGGACCCAGCGGGCCCTCTCTTCCGCTCCTGACCGGCACCCCCGGACCCACGCGCGGCCTGCGTTCGCCACGCGGGCGTGGATCCACCATCGTGATCCGAAGGCCCCGTTCCCCTCCTTCCCCAGGAGACGGACGGGGCCTTTGGCATGAGGGGGTGCGCGCCGTCAGGCACGCAGGCAGGGGAAACCGGGGCGAAGCCCCGTCCCAGGGGCGCGGGGAACTGCGCGAACAACCCCCACCGACCCGCACCCGACAACCCCACCCGGGGGGTCCGGGGGCGGAGCCCCCGGGGAGGGGACGGGTAGGGGCGGCGGGGGCGAAAGAACCCGGCTCAGCCCAGCCGGGCGTTACCCCCGTCGAGACCGAGCCGCCCGAGCAATCACCACGACCGCCTTCTCCAGCGCGTACTCGGGATCATCTCCCCCGCCCTTGACCCCGGCATCGGCATCGGCGACCGCCCGCAGGGCAACCGCGACCCCGTCCGGCGTCCACCCCCGCATCTGCTGCCGCACCCGATCGATCTTCCACGGCGGCATCCCCAGCTCACGGGCAAGATCGGCCGGCCGGCCCCCCCGCGCGGAGGACAGCTTCCCGATCGCCCGCACCCCCTGAGCCAACGCACTGGTGATCAAGACAGGCGCGACCCCGGTCGACAAAGACCACCGCAACGCCTCCAACGCCTCCGCGGCCCGCCCCTCCACGGCCCGGTCGGCCACGGTGAAGCTCGACGCCTCGGCCCGCCCGGTGTAGTACCGCCCGACAATGGCCTCGTCGATCGTCCCCTCGACATCCGCGGTCAGCTGCGACACCGCGGACGCCAGCTCCCGCAGATCACTCCCGATCGAGTCGACCAGCGCCTGGCACGCCTCGGGCGTGGCCGATCTCCCGAGCGCCCGGAACTCGCCACGCACGAACGCCAGCCGGTCCGCGGGCTTCGTCATCTTGGGGCACGCCACCTCCCGCGCCCCCACCTTGCGCGCGGCGTCGAGGAGCCCCTTGCCCTTGGCCCCACCGGCGTGCAGCAGCACGAGGGTGATCTCCTCGGCCGGCATGTCCAGGTACGCCTTCACGTCCTTGACGGTGTCGGCCGACAGATCCTGCGCATTGCGCACGATCACGACCTTGCGCTCGGAGAAGAGCGAGGGACTCGTGAGCTCGGCCAGCGTGCCGGGCTGCAGCTGGTCCGGAGCGAGGTCCCGTACGTCCGTGTCGGCGTCGGCGGCCCTGGCGGCGGCCACCACCTCCTGCACGGCACGGTCGAGCAGGAGGTCCTCCTGGCCCACGGCAAGTGTGACGGGGGCGAGAGGGTCGTCTTGAGCGGTCTTCTTGGCCATCACCGAAAGCATCCCACGCGCCACTGACAACCCGCCCCGCACGGGAACCCGCACGCCCAGCCCCGGCGGAGCGCTACGGCTCCTCGCGCCAGCCGTCCCACTCCCCCGCGAACTCGTCCAGCTCCTTCGAATCGAGCCGCTCCCCGGGATCCGTCAGGACCAGTAGCCACTGCGCGTCCTCGGCATCGTCCTCACCGGCCAGCGCGTCCCTGACGAGCTGCGGCTCCTCGTCGAGCCCGAACCGGTCACCGATCAGCTCCGCCGCCTCTTCCGCGGCATCGCGGTCGGGCAGCACCAGCACATGTCTCACATCGCTCACGAGAACATTTTCCGCCACGCCGGACACGACCGACGCCGGGGTCGGCCCTTCTGAACGCAGGAATCAGCCCTTCCGCACCTCCGGCACCCGGTCCAGCTCGATCCCGAAGCGCTCCCGGTACAGCGCCAGCACCTCCTCGTCCGTTGCCAGTTCCGACACCTCCTTCGTCCCGTCCGGCGCCGTCGCCGTCAGGTTCCGACCGCTGAGCGTGATCCGCCCTCCGGCCTCCGTCACCCGCGAACAGACAAGCGACCGCGTGAAATGTGACTTCGGCGACGTGCTGTTCCACCAGGCCCCGGCGGCGAAGTCCCCCAGCACCCGCGGCCGCACCTCCAGGCGGTACTGCGGGCCGCCGTCCCGGATGACGTCCAGGTCCTCGGCCTCCCGCCGCCCGCCGACGCCCCGCACCCCCGCCGCGTCCGGCCCCGCCTCGAGCACCCTGAACGTGCCGCCCGGGTCCACCTGTTCGGTCCGCGCCCCGAAGGCCAGCGGATAGTGACTGTGCGCCCCGAACCCGACGTCCGCCAGCCAGTCGCCCCCGTCCACCGTCCGCACCCGCAGCGCGAGATGGTCGTACGGGATCCCGAGCCGCCCCTCCTCCCCGTACACCCGCCCCGCGAGCAGCGTGACGTCGAAGCCCAGCGCCCCGAGCAACGCCCCGAACGCCCCGTTCAGTTCGTAGCAGAAGCCACCCCTGCGCCCGCCCACCACCTTGTCCAGCAGCCGCTTCTCCTCCAGCACGATCTCCTCACCCAGATGGATCGACAGGTTCTCGAACGGCACCGCCTTCAGATGGCGCAGGTGCAGGTCACGCAGCACACCTGAAGTGGGCCACGCGGGGTGATGGGCGCCGATCCGGCGGAGGTAGGCATCGGCCTGTGCGGAATTCATGCCCTCAGTCTCTCGCCACGCTCAACCCTCCGCTCCCACCGACGACGGCCAGCGCCCCGTCCTTGTCCGTCCGCAGCACCACGGCACCCCCGGCACGCAGCGCCGCGACCGTGCTGGGCGCGGGATGCCCGTAAGGGTTGTCCCTGCCGCATGAGATCAGGGCCAGCCGCGGGGCCACCCTCCGTATGAGCTCCGGGTCCTGGTAGGCCGAGCCGTGGTGGGCGACCTTGAGCACGTCCACGGCCGTCAGCTCCCCGGCCGTCGGCGATCGCAGCAGCGCCTGCTGCGCCGGCGGTTCGAGGTCGCCGAGCAACAGCAGCCGCAGCCCCGCCGACCGCACGACGAGGGCGACGCTGGCGTCGTTCGGCCCGTCCGGGGTGGGCGCCGGGCTCGGTGGCGGCCACAGCACCTGCCAGTCGAGACTGCCGATGCGCCGCCGTTCACCCGCCACGGCCGACGTCACCGAGATGCGGCGAGCGGCCGCCTCCCTCCGTACGAACTCGGCCTGATCGGGCGGCTCCGCGAAGTCCGTCGTCTCGATCGCCCCCACCGCACGCCCGCGCAGCACGCCCGGCAGCCCCGCCACATGGTCGGCGTGGAAGTGCGTCAGCACGACGAGCGGGATCCGGGTGATGCCGAGCGTGGTCAGACAGTGGTCGACCAGCGCCGGATCGGGGCCCGCGTCCACCACCACCGCGGTGCCGTCGCCCGCCGCGAGCACCGTCGCGTCGCCCTGTCCCACGTCGCACATCGCGAACCGCCAGCCGGGCGGCGGCCATCCCGTGATCACCCTGGTGAGCGGCGCCGGCTGCACCACGACCAGCAGGAACACCACGACACAGGCACCGCTCAACCAAGGGTGTTTCAGGAGCCGTCGGCCGGCGAGCACGACGACCGCCGTGACCAGGGCGAGGAGCAGCGCCCCCGGCCAGCTCGCGGGCCAGTCCACTCCCCCGCCGGGCAGCGCGGCTCCGGTCCGTGCGATGTCGGCGATCCACCGGGCCGGCCAACTCGCGCACCACGCGAGCCCCTTGGCCACGGGCAGCACCACCGGCGCCGTCGCCAGCGCTGCGAACCCCAGCACCGTGGCCGGAGCGACGGCGAACTCCGCGAGCAGATTGCACGGCACCGCCACCAGGCTCACCCGGGCCGACAGAACCGCGACGACCGGCGCGCACAGGGCCTGTGCGGCACCCGCGGCGGCCAGTGCCTCGGCCAGGCGCGGCAGCATCCGACGTCTCTGGAGCGCGGCACTCCACCGCGGGGCGAGCGTGAGCAGGGCGCCGGTCGCCAGCACGGACAGCAGGAAGCCGTAACTCCGTGACAGCCACGGGTCGTACAGCACCAGCAGCAGTACGGCCGTGGCAAGGGCGGGAATCAGCGATCTGCGGCGGCCGGTCGCGAGGGCGAGCAGCGCGATCGATCCGCAGGCCGCGGCCCGCAGCACGCTCGGGTCGGGCCGGCACACGATCACGAAGCCGAGCGTGACCGCGCCACCAAGCAGGGCGGTGGCCCGCAGCGGGATACCGAGCCGCGGTGCGAGGCCACGCCGCTCGGCACGCTGGGCGAGACCTGGCGGTCCGACGAACAGGGCGAGCAAGATCGTGAAGTTGCCGCCGCTGACCGCCAGCAGGTGTGTGAGATCCGTCGCCTTGAACGCCTCGTCCAGCTCCGGTGTGACCCGTGAGGTGTCTCCCACGACCAGCCCCGGCAGCAGCGCCCGCGCGTCCGCCTCCAGCCCGTCGGTCGCCTTCCGCAGGCCCTCGCGCAACCGGCCGGCGAACCGCTGCGGCCCGGACGGCTGCCCCACCACCTCCGGCGGCCCGCTCCCCCGCACGCGCAGCACGGCCGCGATCCGGTCCCCGCCCGACAGCGCGGGGGCGAGCCGCGCGGCCACCCGCAACCGTGTGGACGGCAGCAGTGACAGCCAGGGCGAGCGCCCGCCGGGCAGCCGGGGTGAGCCCCTCGGCGAACTCGCGTCGACGATCACCAGCACCGGCGTACGTGTCGCCACCACGGCCCCGTCCCCACCCGCCCGCGTCACCTGCCGGACCTCCGCGTCGAGCAGCACAGCCGTGGGAGCCGCGTGATCCCCCTTGATCCGAGGCCGGGTGAGCCGTGGGTCGGAGGTGATCTCCACCTCGGCGGTCACCTGGGCGTGCTGCCGTGCCAGGGCCGGGATCGGGCCGCGACGCACGTCCGCCCCGTGCAGCCCCGCGGAGGCGGCGGCCGCCGCGACACAGAGCAGCGAGGCGGCGACGGAGACCCGCGGCCACGCACGGGACCGCCCTGCGCCGTCCTGCGTCACCCTGCGCGCCGCGGTCCGCCCCAACGCCAACAACGCGCCGGCCAGGACCAGGCAGCCCACCACCACGGCCGTGACCCGTCCGGACGGTGCCCCCACCGTCACCGCCGCCGTCACCCAGACCGCGAGCGCGGGCGGTACGAGCCGCAGATCCGTCGGCCCTTCCTCCCGGGGGTGGGCGCTACCGAGCCGCTTTCCCGAGGCGGCGTGCACGGCGCGGCGGCTCCGGGAGTACCGGGTGCTCCGCGTGGCATCCGTCGGTGCGGAGGTCGCGTGGGGTGAAAGGGGCGAAAGAGGTGATGGAGATGAAGGAAGTGAAGGGGGCGAAGAGGTTGCGGAAGCCGCCAAGGGCCCGGTGGGCCCGCTCACGGCCGGACGAGTTTCTGCAGATCGGAAAACCGGCGGTCTCCGATAGTTAGATGGGGATCTAGCAAAGAGCAAAGAAACGGCCCCCGGCGGTGTTGGTAGCACCAGCCGAGGGCCTGACGGACCTACCTGACTAGACCAGGAGAACCGCTGTGATCCACCTTCTCACGTCTCCCCGTACGGCCCGTACGGTTCGCGGCCTGATCGGCACCGTTGCCGATGCCGTCCGCTCGGTCATCGCTCCCGTGTCGCTCGTCGAAGCGTCGGCCGTCGAGACCGTCCTGGACCCGGTCGACGTCCTCGCCGCCGACGAACTCCCCGCCGTCGAGACCATTGAGGCCGCCGCCCGCGAGTACGAGCGCGCCGCCGACCAGGCCCGCCGCGCCGACCGCGGCAAGCGCGCCGCGAAGAAGGTCCTCGACAAGCTGCCCGCGGGCATCTACGGCACGTGGCGCGTCTTCCGGACCCCGTCCTCCCGGCAGACCCCCGACCTCGCCGCCATCACCGCGATCTTCAAGGCCAACAACCTCGGCCCGGTCCCGATGAAGCCCTGCACCCCGTCCCTCAAGGTCGAGCTCGTCGAGTCCGCCCCGGTCGCCGACGAGGCCCTGGCGGGGGTGGCTGCCTGATGGCCGAGACCACGAAGGCGGCCCGCCCCGAGCGGGCCGCCCCCGGCCGACGCATCGTCGCCGCGGGCATCATCCGCCGGACCCCCGACCGCACCATCACCGTCCGCGTCACCCAGGCCGGCGCCACGGGAGTCATCGCCAAGCAGGTGACCCGATGATCCACACCTCCATCCACACTGTGGATAACCCCGCCGAGCCCGGCGAACTCGCCGTCGCCGTCCGCGTCGGGCAGCGCATGCTCGCCGCCTACGGCACCGTCGACGACGGCGACATCTTCGCCTACGCCCAGGCCCACGGCGGCCTCGCCGAAGCCCTCCGGATCCTGCTGCGCGCCGTCGGCGCTGAGCGCGTCGGTGGTCTTCCTGGGGAGACCACCGAAAAAAAGGCCACGTCGGTCTCCCGCTGCCCAGCCGCCCACCACGACGACCCGACCCCGTGCGACGGCCCGACCGTCGTCACCGTCCTCGACGCGGCCAACGCGGGCGCCGACGGGTGCGAGCACCACGCGGCCCGGCTCCTCGCCTCCCTCGACGGCGGCCGCGTCTACGCCCTGCCCGACGCCCCGGCCGGCGCCGCCATCCGCGTGTTCAAGGCCGCTGGCACCATCCGGCCCTTCGCCTGGGTCGACAGGGGTGAGCGCGCGTGAGTATGAACGCCACCCCCCTCAGCGCCTACGACGACAGCGACCCGGCACCCGCGAGTGTGTCCGCCGAACTCC is a window of Streptomyces sp. NBC_00271 DNA encoding:
- a CDS encoding AMP-dependent synthetase/ligase — encoded protein: MSDTQTLIENRPPSVAALFLERVAATPNAEAYRYPIPPVSGEGPDEWKSLSWAQAAERVYAIAAGLIELGVQPEQRVALASSTRVEWILADLGILCAGAATTTIYPQTNAEESAFILSDSDSKVLIAENAAQLAKARQKRAELPELSHIVVIDPAGVETGDGVLTLAELETRGAAYLEKNPELIKERVGAITADQLATLIYTSGTTGRPKGVRLPHDNWSYMAKAIASTGLLGPDDVQYLWLPLAHVFGKVLTSGQIEVGHVTAVDGRVDKIIENLPIVQPTYMAAVPRIFEKVYNGVAAKARAGGGAKYKIFQWAAEVSRAYAKASQDNFRRTGTASVPFGLGAKHKVADALVFAKIREAFGGRLRACVSGSAALAPEIGYFFAGAGIHILEGYGLTESSAASFVNPGEAYRTGTVGKPLPGTEVRIADDGEILLRSPGIMEGYHGLPEKTAEVLESDGWFHTGDIGELSPDGYLRITDRKKDLIKTSGGKYIAPAEVEGQFKAVCPYVSNILVHGADRNFCTALIALDEPSILEWAKENGLEGKSYAEVVAAPVTVALVEGYVKELNEGLQRWQTIKKFRLLPRDLDVEHGEITPSLKLKRPVVEREYKGLIEEMYAGSREA
- the lepA gene encoding translation elongation factor 4 translates to MPATPNNVPEPSRTAPALIRNFCIIAHIDHGKSTLADRMLQLTGVVEQRQMRAQYLDRMDIERERGITIKSQAVRLPWAPTEDPGNTHILNMIDTPGHVDFTYEVSRSLAACEGTVLLVDAAQGIEAQTLANLYLAMENDLKIIPVLNKIDLPAAQPEKFSEELANLIGCDPDDVLKVSAKTGLGVEALLDKVVAEIPAPIGVQDAPARAMIFDSVYDSYRGVVTYVRVIDGQLNKRERIRMMSTGATHELLEIGVSSPEMTPADGLGVGEVGYIITGVKDVRQSKVGDTITTLNKGATEALGGYKDPKPMVFSGLYPLDGSDYPELRDALDKLQLNDAALVYEPETSAALGFGFRVGFLGLLHLDVIRERLEREFGLDLIATAPNVVYRVVMEDRSEHIVTNPSEFPEGKIDEVYEPVVRATILAPSEFIGSIMELCQTRRGTLLGMDYLSEDRVEIRYTLPLAEIVFDFFDQLKSKTRGYASLDYEPTGEQTSSLVKVDILLHGDKVDAFSAITHKDAAYAYGVRLVAKLRELIPRQAFEVPIQAAIGSRVIARETIRAIRKDVLAKCYGGDISRKRKLLEKQKEGKKRMKMVGSVEVPQEAFIAVLSSDDSGGSAKGKK
- the rpsT gene encoding 30S ribosomal protein S20, translating into MANIKSQIKRIKTNEKARLRNKSVKSSLKTAIRKAREAAAAGDVEKATEYTRAASRQLDKAVSKGVIHKNQAANKKSALASKVSSLKG
- the holA gene encoding DNA polymerase III subunit delta, yielding MAKKTAQDDPLAPVTLAVGQEDLLLDRAVQEVVAAARAADADTDVRDLAPDQLQPGTLAELTSPSLFSERKVVIVRNAQDLSADTVKDVKAYLDMPAEEITLVLLHAGGAKGKGLLDAARKVGAREVACPKMTKPADRLAFVRGEFRALGRSATPEACQALVDSIGSDLRELASAVSQLTADVEGTIDEAIVGRYYTGRAEASSFTVADRAVEGRAAEALEALRWSLSTGVAPVLITSALAQGVRAIGKLSSARGGRPADLARELGMPPWKIDRVRQQMRGWTPDGVAVALRAVADADAGVKGGGDDPEYALEKAVVVIARAARSRRG
- a CDS encoding arylamine N-acetyltransferase family protein codes for the protein MNSAQADAYLRRIGAHHPAWPTSGVLRDLHLRHLKAVPFENLSIHLGEEIVLEEKRLLDKVVGGRRGGFCYELNGAFGALLGALGFDVTLLAGRVYGEEGRLGIPYDHLALRVRTVDGGDWLADVGFGAHSHYPLAFGARTEQVDPGGTFRVLEAGPDAAGVRGVGGRREAEDLDVIRDGGPQYRLEVRPRVLGDFAAGAWWNSTSPKSHFTRSLVCSRVTEAGGRITLSGRNLTATAPDGTKEVSELATDEEVLALYRERFGIELDRVPEVRKG
- a CDS encoding ComEC/Rec2 family competence protein; this translates as MHAASGKRLGSAHPREEGPTDLRLVPPALAVWVTAAVTVGAPSGRVTAVVVGCLVLAGALLALGRTAARRVTQDGAGRSRAWPRVSVAASLLCVAAAAASAGLHGADVRRGPIPALARQHAQVTAEVEITSDPRLTRPRIKGDHAAPTAVLLDAEVRQVTRAGGDGAVVATRTPVLVIVDASSPRGSPRLPGGRSPWLSLLPSTRLRVAARLAPALSGGDRIAAVLRVRGSGPPEVVGQPSGPQRFAGRLREGLRKATDGLEADARALLPGLVVGDTSRVTPELDEAFKATDLTHLLAVSGGNFTILLALFVGPPGLAQRAERRGLAPRLGIPLRATALLGGAVTLGFVIVCRPDPSVLRAAACGSIALLALATGRRRSLIPALATAVLLLVLYDPWLSRSYGFLLSVLATGALLTLAPRWSAALQRRRMLPRLAEALAAAGAAQALCAPVVAVLSARVSLVAVPCNLLAEFAVAPATVLGFAALATAPVVLPVAKGLAWCASWPARWIADIARTGAALPGGGVDWPASWPGALLLALVTAVVVLAGRRLLKHPWLSGACVVVFLLVVVQPAPLTRVITGWPPPGWRFAMCDVGQGDATVLAAGDGTAVVVDAGPDPALVDHCLTTLGITRIPLVVLTHFHADHVAGLPGVLRGRAVGAIETTDFAEPPDQAEFVRREAAARRISVTSAVAGERRRIGSLDWQVLWPPPSPAPTPDGPNDASVALVVRSAGLRLLLLGDLEPPAQQALLRSPTAGELTAVDVLKVAHHGSAYQDPELIRRVAPRLALISCGRDNPYGHPAPSTVAALRAGGAVVLRTDKDGALAVVGGSGGLSVARD